The DNA region ttcaaagaaataaagctgctgttgatttggtaaatgaatagctaaacgtataatggcatgggactgtgaatgcattggaaacgcaaatatcctccaagcagcttctggagcactgacatatcttgagtcaacaaaagttgatgattcatcgtgattgactgttttctgttgcatttcgatgttagctttgtcatgccccttgtagatgtacttgaagagatattttacactttttattgaagcacagatttctacgttgatgtgacagttgcagcattttgataagtacgggttgtatgggactatccatgagttatttataatttttttgttgcaagcaatgttatcaatgtgttgttgccggtaggatgggtagccatccaagcctttaacagtgtgctgtttcaactcctttggaaacccttttgtacactttccgttttccatgcatggacattttggatttgctacaccgcatgggccatgaaccatatgagagactacaatattatacagttcaggatacttttcttggttaggaatttcagcccacactatattgtcgatttcttcctccgtacgaatcttggaatccgtgtctaagataattagtatatgcgcatgtgggagacctcgtttctaAAACTCTATGACGTGcaccattgctacgactgttccaaaaagcccatttttgatatctttcaaaaggctgatgagtttcaatcgaaatacgcgtgcgactaagtccggcctgtgtttaactttttgccagggttctaggTTTTCGGTAATTTCCAGCCATTTAGGATTACAgatcattgtcacaaaaatgtcaggtcttccaaactttgctactattgccattgcatcttgataacactgttgcatgttgcgggggctaccttcaaacgacgacaggaggattactgtttttccaattggaattcccttttcaattgattgtttttgcaaatgttcttgaagaacgcagtagtcttcaactttaagttgtttttggttcattcttatgaaatttagacgattagcttcaattttaacatatgcatcaactaagtactgttgtgtcagtttcccaccatttaaaataggattgaagtaatttcggacagacagacgaaaactgtagtattgcagctgtgtaatACTTCTTGAAGCtccttgttggtttaggttttcatgccacccttgttcacctcttggaaagaatagtggatacagaagagcatcaaggttgctgtgcaaaatgctaattctttgtgtcttaggaaccaaagggttgttttggtctggcttaagatgaactaatatatccctttgaaaaggaggttctccatcatcgttttgaaaaacaactgcgacctcacttacacgtggtttgttgtaaagtcgaggattctgtttacgttcttgtttaatggccatgacaatagaaggcatttcagtaccattttgtatagccctctgttcctcctcagcttgaacgtcttttagcatgcgatatgcggcagcaaatgggcttattttttgtaaatgtacagcaatttggttcatcagttcagcatcacaattttcattttcttttaggtttatcctttgttctgtagcctcatttgtatcaatgatgtataattgtgcaaattttggtggttgtctgttgtgaactatactttttggctccctcttgtggtcactagtgatttggcacttggattgtcttttaccaggtttgtgctcacctgcttcgttaggcctggggtgttgctatttaaacttcctggattctcagtccagtgcctggcttcgttgtaatcagttcacttctgtttgctcctgtcttcaggtcctggttctttgcaagataagctaagtcctgctttcgtattcttgatcatttgcattgttcatattttttgtccagcttgtacaatatgtgattcctgttattgctggaagctctaggggggctgatattctccccccacaccgtcagtcggtttgggggttcttggatattcagcgtggatattttgcagggttttttgctgaccatataagtcttcttactatattctgctattagtcagtgggcctctctttgctaaatctagttcattcttacgtttgtcttttcttcttacctcaccgttattatttgttgggggcttgtattactttggggtcttttctctggaggcaagagaggtcttattttccctgataggggtagttagttctccggctggcgcgagacgtctagaatcaacgtaggcacgttccccggctgctgttagtgtttgcgctaggatcaggtatatggtcagcctagttaccacttccctatgagctggtatttatgttttgcagactttgctgtaatctttgaggtcccctgccattgggatcataacagttgtcctatttctgggtgaagtgttccagtgcggtggtagatctggccgtgaattttaaaacaatacggtccgaatccagggggtgcaatgttggcaccgaatgaagcaaacgcatgagaacttgatgcttctgatattttccatgaaatttctactgtgttgatgcattcctttcattaactgctcaaacatatctgagtagtgaggtctcggtagcataacttttcctttttggcagcattgagtaaactgattgtcagatggtttttcatcaatgaaattcagagagtcgcatttagagcaaactgcattcatactcccacagtagtgttcatgaattgtactttgattgtctgttacgtaatgtgcaagttgttgaatattgtcctggtcgtgccttagttggtagagcttcgttttttatgaatttggcgatcatgttgttcctgtggaACAACAGTTtgctgtggtgtctccggttggcgacggtgtctgtgagattccgcatcctgggcttgtctagcagcagtttgttgtggtgtccccTGTTggtgacgttgtctgtgagattccacatcctgggcttgtcgggcagcagtttgttgtggtgtctcctgttcccaatgttgtcgttttcttgctgctgctgctgctgcttttctgtcatcctcattggcgtatttttgattacgacccattctaagaaagaaacacagggagatgccgcccatacagggagacgcaggcacacaccctacacaatggaagcactttccagaattcgcggcagactgtgcccgtcgctggcctcgaccaatcagcaaggcgggatttctgagacagacaattagaccctaagACAACACAAtgacggcacttgacagcagtggaggacaatgcccgtcgctgattggtcgaggccggctggcctcgaccaatcagagactgtgcccgtcgctgattggtcgaggcctggcggcctcgaccaatcagcgacgcgggatttccaggacagacagacaattaaacccttagacaattatatatatagatatatacatgtacatacagtatatagtatgtgtgtctgtgtatattatacatgtatactgcatgtgtgcagtatattgtgaaatatatgtataaagtgtatatgtatgtgagatactgtatataaactgaatgtttctgtgtgtaCATACTTTATATATGTGCTTGTACACACTGTATGTGTCCGTATACTGTATGtacaatatgtactgtatgtttctatatttataaagtatatatgtgtgtacatgtatagtgtatATGTGCTGCGTGTATAGTTCTGCAACTCTAGTGTCGCCATAATAGGGATCAGCAGTTTATGTCTAATGCCTGTGTCTTACATTAGGACCTGCTCACACTGTCTTTCTTTACTGCACCCGGTAGCTTCTGCCTGAATCCCCTATAGAGACATAGATTGCAATGGCAGGAATGGAGTTCACATGAATTCCACAGGTGATGGTTTTTTTCTGAACGTGTCCGTCTGTCCCAACAGCCACAGAAAAGTGGACACTTTTAGATGAAAAAACAGAAACAGACtctgagggtaggtgcacacggtcagtaatcgctgcgggttggaagctgcgtacttgtgcagcgtccagatgttacagcatagtggatgggatttcaagaaaccccatgcccactatgcgtgcacagacgcccgcagctcatccgcagagatggacatgcagcacatctctccagaccgcagaatggctatcttgcggagatgcgagataaatctcacccatacactGTATTGGACGaagtgaatccacacggttcagtgatcacagaggattcacctgtgttcaatagccggcagcggacatgtgctgcgtccaaagcgctgccaattcctgatcgtgtgcacccgacctaagaaaataaatcagtcaatttaaaaaaaaaaaaaaacaaattaatttgACTTCTGCTTGTGTCACTGCAGTCTGTGGCCCCATCGGGAAATTATGTGAATCCTATTTTAGGGGGATTCAGGCAGAGCCCCGGATGCACTGCAGAAGCgcagtgtgaacagggcctaaTATCCTATTGTGCAGAATAGTGCAGTATACTATGCTATTCTGTGCTGTCCCAGTATAGCAGCCAGACACGGGTACCAGCCAGGAGACATGGGTATCGGCCAGGAGACATGGGTACCGGCCAGGAGACACGGACACCAACCAGGAGACACGGACACCAACCAGGAAACACGGACACCTGCCAggagacacggacaccggccaggagacacggacaccggccaggagacacggacaccggccaggaGACACGGGTACCAGCCAGGAGACACGGGTACCGGCCAGGAGACACGGGTACCGGCCAGGAGACACGGGTACCAGCCAGGAGACACGGACACCAACTAGGAAACACGGACACCTGCCAGGAGACACAGACACTGGCCAggagacacggacaccggccaggaGACACGGGTACTGGCCAGGAGACACAGACACCGGCCAGGAGTCACAGACACCGGCCACGAGACACGGGTACCGGCCAGGAGACACAGACACCGGCCAGGAAACACGGACACTGGCCAGGAGACACGGATACCGGCCAGGAGACACGGATACCGGCCAGGAGACTCGAACACCGACCAGGAGACACAGACACCGCCCAGGAGACAAAGACACCTCCCAGGAGACACTTTCTTTATAAATCTGTTGCTGTCGTCGTtcagcatttctgcagcgttttttccctatTCAGATGAATGGGACACAAAAATGCAGGTGAACAGGCTGCAAAAACgcagaatatttcctgccaacactgtagatcaattcacagcaaaaatggtgggtgtgaacagacactacaggggttttctgataatgtaaaaataattagcatcAAATGATAAATCCCCGCGGCTCCAGAACTGATGCCCCGGGGGTCTCTGAtattctcagcactgggctgcagtggtcttgtggctccgggggtctccgtcagtctcagcactgggctgcagtggtcttgtggctctgggggtctccgccagtcttagcactgggctgcaggggtcttgtggctgcaCCTTATATTATAGTggcaaagtgaataataaccatcatGGACCCCGATCCATCGGCCACGGAGCCAGAGGGGACTTAGCAGAGTAGTTCGGGgtgacttttttatcgctttttattctgctgtttgtgaggtaggatgtagaaagACAGCAATTCTGCTAATGCTTATTATGTGACTATACGGCCCCCTTCACACAACCGGGTATTATGTTTTTCATGGAAGCCACGTGTGCCCTACTTAACCTACGGTGCGGCACTCACGTCTGTGTTTTCCAAGCagcacaagggccaatacaagtctatggatctgtgTAAACATGCCGTCCACGAGCCATACGTGTGCCATCTGTGTTTAACATCGAAAGTatgtgagaagctttgtaatttaatttccagtatccatactagaaaaacacggatggcacatggacagcagactgattgaaaacactggtgacaccgatatcggtgtaacatgtacgtattttatatggacatgtgaaggggcctAACATTGTTGTTGGTGGAATATTTCAGGATCGGGAgccccattttgtctaaaaccggccctggggcagagacacactgccgtatttctcgtgtgagaatcgcattgtaaaactCGTACTGGCTGTTTGCAATCCTGacatgagcttgacagctgcatagtaatccatcatgctgtcatgctcaggtcaggagaggtgtcaggccAGTCCATGTAGTGCGATGTGAATctcacacgagaaatacggcagtctgtctctgccctaacactcagctctgctatgcagTCTGATATTGTCTGCTCTGCTCTACTTCCACAGTGAGCTTGCTTACAAACTCAGCTATTCTATACCACCGCAGTGTGCCTGTGGACTTGTCCAGCTCTGATCCAAATACACTGTGTCCTGCTATACTAGGGTCCGCTACGCTACCTCAATGGACTCTGCAACTTGGTCCTGTGAGTTTTCAGCCATCGCCATCTGAGGCCCCTTCTGCATCCTTGTGTTCAGTATTCAGGCAACAGCTTTTCTGGACCAAGGGCTTTGAGGAGCCACCTTATCAGGAGAGTTTTCACACTTGTCCACCAGTTCAAAGCAGACTCAGAAATCGCACCATACTAGTGTTCTGATTCTTCTCAAAGACCAATTTATGCTGCCAGCTGGGTTGTAACTTCCCCCTGCGTGGTACAGACATTCCTGGTAGAAACCGACAGGAATTTATCCCACAGATTTACACATTCACTCCCAGTTACCAGGCAGTTATTGTTGTAGAATTCTGAGACTGATGGCATTATATCTAGGAGACCATTTCCTACATCCGTTTCCCTTAAGCATTTCTGCACCACGCcgaagaaggaaaaaatgaaagaaTAGAATGAGGCCTTACCCAATTTCCTTAATTTATGAAGTGCAGAATGGTCTATATCTTTCTGAAGACACCTACGGTTGCCACCAAAGCAATAGCTGAACTTACACCCTGCAGATCTCAGGATCTTGCTACCAGGAGAGCAAATTTCTGGCAACTATTTCATCAAATAATACAGGATGTGGCTAATGCATTGAGAAAAGAGGCTTTTTAGGGTGTGGTAGGTTCACGGACCTTTACACTGTAGGTAATGTTGCCTTGATATGTGTTTTATTTAGCATGCCTGTGGTTTAAAAACTCTTTTAgagggttaagggtatgtgcacacgatgcggaaaacgctgcgcatccgcagcagtttcccatgagtttacagtacaatgtaaacctataggaaacaagaaacgctgtgcacatgctgtggaaaaaaaacatgcggaaacgcagcagtttacattctgcagcatgtcacttctttctgcggatttcacagcggttttacagctgctcctatggaaaactgcagttgtaaaaccgcagtgaaaactgcgataaatctgcagcaaaaacgcagcgtttatgcCCTGCGTTATGCACTGCCATAACACCCTAACCCATTATCTCTTTCCCCATTATCCAGGAGAATAAATAAGTCTGAGCACTTTACTCCAACAAAAGCCATTTAAAGAGCACCAACAAATCCTGCCCCATTGTTGCAAGATGGAGATTTGCAGCTCTTTCTCCTGCCAGATGCAAGTTATGTCCAAAGGAAAATGAGTGAATCGCCCCACTAGTAGCTGAAGGACTcacagggcagcatggtggccaagtggttagccttgcagcgctggggtcctgttcaaataccaccaaggacaacatctgcaaggtgttcgtatgttctccccatgtgcgGGTTTCCTCCaacattacaaagacatactgactgGGACTCTCAATCTAGATTCTCTATCAGGACAGTGAAGAtattgtctgtaaagcgctgtggaattgcaCTGTATAAGCGAGTAACATGAAATGGAGCCCTGATGTCCCTGGAACAGTGCCAGAGGCTGATATATGGGAAAGAATCAATTTGGGCCTTTTTTTGCATTTTACAGGTTACATGATCAGGCATTTGCTACCAATCTCTGAAACAAACCACACTAGGAGGTGCACAGCAGGATGAGACGTTGTTCCCATGCACCATGCTCTGCTGGAATACTAAATTCTGCAGAAAATTATAAGATAACAGCAATAAAGGCTACAGGGCTTCACTTCTGCTTCATCTCTTTAATACTTCATATACAAAGTGCATCTTGTACTGTTCACCAGCAATTTAGGAACATTTACAGAATCGAAGCAAATAACTTTTTCCAAGAACACACAAGACTCCCAGAGAAATGGGTAAATGAATGTAAAATATTAACATAATACATAGTGTGCTTTACTGGACCAAAAACTGGATAATTATTTAAGGTTCAGAGTTTCTAGAACCAGTAATGTATCTGGCTGGCCGACAAGTGGTTGTTCTGAAGACTCCGAGGCAGGAGTTTTGGAAGAGGACTTCTTTTTCTTGGAGGACTTCTTCGGCTTGTATCCTGAGAGGCGGGAAGCAAGGCTTCTTGTAGGTGGTGGCGGCTTCACCTAAGGGAGGAAGGATGTTAGCTGTATTGTAAAGCAAAGAGGTTTCATGAACTCAAGCTCAGACTATAAAATGGAGCAAATTTTCTGCAAAAGACATGGAAACAAGACCTAACCGATTAGACTACCCTTACCATCTTTTGCCTCACTGGGTCATGGGTATTAACATGTCGTGCCAGGCTTTGCtgcataaaacaaaaataaaatatattaatggATTATATGCACACCAGAATTCTACAAGTGTCACTCGTTTCTGTAAAGTACCCAGTGTTAACCTGTCAATTTGGTACTATTTAGGCAAAGCGAACCAGCACTTCTAGAATGTAACCAATCTCCACATCACACTGAGCCACAAGGATGGCTGCCAGCAATCAATATCTAAGGTCTAGGAGATTAATATAAAAATAATTGAAGACCCTTTATACCTGGAGCATATAATAGAAATTCTCACCTTCATAGCAAATGTTTTTCCGCAGCCTTCATGTTCACAAACAAATGAGCGCAGGTTCTCATGGAATGAGAGAATATGGCTCTTCAGGTTGAATTTGGTTGTGTACGTCCGGTCGCAGTCCTCCCGTGGGCATCGATACACAATCCGCTCTTCTCTGTGGATTTTCTTGTGGTCCTTCAGGTTTGATTTGCTCTTAAACGTTCGGTTGCAGACATTGCAGGTAACGTCTGGAGAACAGGAGAAAGTCAGATCTAGGAATAAGTGCAGTAATCAAACTCTCGCATACGGTAAGCACTATAAAAGGTTGTTGCAAGTTTGTGTTGGCCAAATCCAGTTGTATTTGTGAGCCAGCTCCATGCAATAAAACCTTGGGTACCAAGAAGGAAAATCCAAGGGATAGACTTTCCAGTTTAATTATAAGGATGGGACGCTGAGCTACAAGAATTGCCAGGTAATACTCCTTCAGGCCTTCCCCAATTCTGGGATACACCTCTTACCATCACATCTTTACTTACCCTCTGTCGAACCCTCATACATGTGTCTTCCTGTATGATGCATGTCTTTAAATAGGTTTAATAAAATATGACTGGCTTTATATTTTCTTCTTTATGAGAGGTTAATGGATATCTTTTATCCATATGTAGGTTATTAGGCAattcatacactgtatataaaatTTCCTTTAACTATTAATGGGGAGACAGACTGATCGGTCTCTAGCCAGGGTTAAGGTTACAGGTATTGAATATTCCAAATCTGTATCAGGCTCAGATGGGGCATAGGATTAGCATCCCTTCTGCAGTAGAGCAGACAGGCTTACCTGAGTGAACAGCAGCTGCGTGCTTCAAGTACTCTGACCAGGTGTTCCCCACAAAAGGACAAGTGCTATCTTTTTGGCACGGATACCCTACAGAATATAAAATCTTTGACTTAAAACAAAAAGCACTAAAATACAAATCAATAGGAAAAACATAAGTGATGGATTGATTTCAGGCCCTCCTGATCAATAGAACAGGGGTCCCAaacctccacttctgcatttatgggACTGATGGAGGGAACACCACCCAACTATAGATTTAAAGAGATTTCCATCAAGAGACTAGTAtaactagagagaaaaaaaaaaattaatggcatgggttgaagcattccagagtctaAGGCCATTCTCAATGCTGCCTCATACAGCAGCACAGCGCACAGTTGGGGCCAGCAGCACAGCACACAGTTGGGGCCAGCAGCACAGCAATGGCTCTTATCTGgactgtcaatcaagcaggaggctggggagcggtgtgctcctgatCAGACATTGTGCAACAATCCTTCATGTCCCAGCAAAGTGGTGCCTCTTAAGGAGCTCACACCGGTCTTCACAAGAGCAAAAAGTATGAGAAGTGATATTAGAAATAGATACCTGCATGAATCTTCTCATGGCGTTTAAGCTTTGAAGGTAAAGCAAAGCTTTTATCACATCCTTCATGACTGCATCTGTGGACAATAAAGGAAAATTATACAACCAGTGTCCTTGATACCCAACCCTGGACTAATAAGCGTACAGTACTGCTATAGGGGGCCATTATATATTGGTTCTGTGTAGTTTAGGGTATATCCATACATGATTTGTATGTACTGCTGTAGTTGAATGCCAACACTGAATTCTGTCATGTACATGCTTCTGACTGTCATGTGGATCCATCTGCTGGCTTAACATGGAGGAGTATGAGAAGAATGGGTACCCTTGCTCTTCTCAGATTCTATACAAGACCAGGTTTCCATTTCCCTTCAGAtcagttttccctcaactgaaaatTACATCAAACCCCATGGAAAGGCCCCCAAATAATCAGAAAGTTAGGAAGAGGATGAGCAAGTGGTTCCACCAGAGGCTAGACTGAGCGGTCACTTGACTGCAAGTATAAGAAATGCCTCCTCCTGTCCAGTCAGACTAGACGAGCGCAGCCTCACTCAGTACATGTGTAGGAAAAGTTATGAGGACGAAGGTGGAAACCACCATCAGAACCATGCCAAGCAAGACCATTCCAGGAGGTATTAGGGTCACTGGCATACCACTTGCCGTAAGCCAATGGAGAACACCGGGAAGGAGggggaaaggagagaaataaggcaGAGAACTGACCCAGGAATTAAAACAGCAGATCCGCTGGCCTGGTGGGTCTTGTCAGGAGATTACAAAACACGCTGAAGACCCTCAGGGTGGAGGCAGCTTTCCTGAATCCAGGATCGGTCTTAGCTTAGAAATTTAGAGCACCATAGTTTGCCTCAGGAGCAGACTCCCAAGAACATTAGAGGAAAGAGCATAAAAGGATATTGAATTTTGAGAGAACAACATCTCCAAAAATAGAATGTCCAGGGAAGGAGAGGGGATGTGAATTTCGCCTGATCCGCTTAGCTTTActgctgacattccctttaagacagGGTGGAAGAGACTTGAATCATCCTCTTCCTAGATTGTAGAGACAAAATAGATCACTGTAAGGGACAAGATTAGAATGGCCTTAGAAGAACATACTGCCCAGGACTAGTGAGGAAAGGTATAAAACAATGTCCCCATCTAGAAGACACCTCAGACTAACAGGACAAATCCTTTCCTAGAGAAAAGCGGGGGAGCTGTTGAACATGAGGATCCAACCGAATCGCTAGAGAGACCAAAGGGATCTTATTTGTACACTATTTTGCCAAAGTCCAGAGAGGACAACCACCCCTCTTCACAAGAAATGCGGAGGATCAAAGACCTTGGTGAAGACTCTAAAACCTGGTGGTCACTAATGTGACCTGGCTACAAGAATGTCATAGGAGTAACCCTCGGCTCTAGTTGAACTCCTAAGATCCAGTAGTACCAGAAACAAATTTTCAATCCCTTCCCTGCACAAATCCATTCAGCTTTTCTTGATCTGAGGTCTGACACTCATCCACAGTTGTGTGAGAACAGTAACTCCAGGCATGTTCCAAGTTTGGAGTTGAAAGAcacggttagattgagaaagagcaTCCATGTACGTTTTGTTCCTGAGAAGATTGAGTAAAATACCAGGTTGATTTCATCTAGAATGAAGGATCTACCAGGATCAGCAGAACAGGAAGAATATTCATCTCCATGGGAAGGAGAGTCACTAGGTCCCACCTCTGGGAAAATCCAACATGGCTATGAGTGTTGAGAGACCTAATAGCCATAACTGTATGTCTCCAGACAACAGCCCAAAACTGAGCCGTCTAGTACGTGAGTAGAAGGTATAGCCCACCAGGTGGAGGCACTTACTTTCTACACATACACCCCCTTCAGCCCCAAAGTTAATAAGAATGCCGGCATTTTCTGATCTGACTGAAGAGTTGGATGTGGATTACTGAATGATTGCATAAAATACAATGGGATCTGATCTATTCTCCGTTTGCATTgtcttgtaaaaaaacaaaaacaaaaaaaacttgtaCACCAACATGCAGTGATTACGTGTACATAAGGGTTTAGGGGCAGCATTGTACAGCCAGAAGTCGCAGGTCACTTACTTGAAAGGATGCTGGTTTGTATGGATGTACTGATGAAGTTTTAGCTGGTTATGTTTCCTGAACTGTTGGCCGCACTCTGCGAAGTAACACTGAGGAAATAAAACAGAATGAGCCACAAAATCTAAAATGGATAGTGAAAATCTCACATGTTCTTCTAGCTTAACACACAATTATAAGGACTATCAGGGGGCAGGCCAGCCTTTCAACCTCCATTGCCTGTGGCCAACTCAACAGAAGACAGTTGACTAGTGGACAACCCCCTTCTTAATCTCTTGTGCCCACCATGAAATGGCAGTATATACTTCCCTCGAGGAGCGGCACCATTTTGGCGGTGGGGGCACTAAGCAATTGCCGCCAGTCGCACTCCAGAGGTGGTGGTGGGGTGGGTCaagctttttttttattgtatGACAGACATTGAAGCCAAGAGGCTGCCCTGTAGAGGACCACCCAAGCAGAAGCAATATACAGAAGCCATACCAC from Ranitomeya variabilis isolate aRanVar5 chromosome 3, aRanVar5.hap1, whole genome shotgun sequence includes:
- the GTF3A gene encoding transcription factor IIIA isoform X1, giving the protein MWPDGTVLIVESRAMAVCVAQWCGPGAEREPGCSMGEVAPPPVYKRFICSFPDCNATYNKNWKLLAHLCKHTGERPFPCTYEGCGKGFTTLFHLNRHNLTHTEERPCKCEAENCNLAFTTASNMRLHFKRAHASPPVTYVCYFAECGQQFRKHNQLKLHQYIHTNQHPFKCSHEGCDKSFALPSKLKRHEKIHAGYPCQKDSTCPFVGNTWSEYLKHAAAVHSDLTFSCSPDVTCNVCNRTFKSKSNLKDHKKIHREERIVYRCPREDCDRTYTTKFNLKSHILSFHENLRSFVCEHEGCGKTFAMKQSLARHVNTHDPVRQKMVKPPPPTRSLASRLSGYKPKKSSKKKKSSSKTPASESSEQPLVGQPDTLLVLETLNLK
- the GTF3A gene encoding transcription factor IIIA isoform X2, whose amino-acid sequence is MWPDGTVLIVESRAMAVCVAQWCGPGAEREPGCSMGEVAPPPVYKRFICSFPDCNATYNKNWKLLAHLCKHTGERPFPCTYEGCGKGFTTLFHLNRHNLTHTEERPCKCEAENCNLAFTTASNMRLHFKRAHASPPVTYVCYFAECGQQFRKHNQLKLHQYIHTNQHPFKCSHEGCDKSFALPSKLKRHEKIHAGYPCQKDSTCPFVGNTWSEYLKHAAAVHSDVTCNVCNRTFKSKSNLKDHKKIHREERIVYRCPREDCDRTYTTKFNLKSHILSFHENLRSFVCEHEGCGKTFAMKQSLARHVNTHDPVRQKMVKPPPPTRSLASRLSGYKPKKSSKKKKSSSKTPASESSEQPLVGQPDTLLVLETLNLK